The following proteins come from a genomic window of Paramicrobacterium humi:
- a CDS encoding NAD(P)-dependent oxidoreductase, with amino-acid sequence MSHVVVFGATGYAGGHITDELLSRGHTVTGVARDTSALANREGLTARQGSVHDAEFVRDVSTGADVLIVALRAAEQNGEKLLDAMPSVAAAASAQGARLGLVGGAGSLFVSDDGPLLVETPEFPEVAKNESLSHKKVLDYLRSGKTDVDWFYVSPAGDFGSWVPGERTGSFRVGDDVLLSDADGKSYISGADLAIAFADEIEEPTHNRARFTVAY; translated from the coding sequence ATGTCGCACGTCGTCGTCTTCGGAGCAACCGGATATGCGGGAGGGCACATCACCGATGAGCTGCTCTCTCGCGGCCACACGGTCACGGGCGTCGCGCGCGATACGAGCGCGCTCGCGAATCGGGAGGGGCTCACGGCTCGACAGGGCAGCGTTCACGACGCGGAGTTCGTTCGCGATGTGAGCACGGGCGCCGACGTGCTGATCGTCGCTCTTCGCGCGGCGGAGCAGAACGGCGAGAAGCTGCTCGACGCCATGCCGAGCGTCGCCGCAGCGGCATCCGCTCAGGGCGCCCGTCTCGGGCTCGTCGGCGGCGCCGGCAGCCTCTTCGTGAGCGACGACGGCCCGCTGCTGGTCGAGACGCCCGAGTTCCCCGAGGTCGCGAAGAACGAGTCGCTGTCGCACAAGAAGGTGCTCGACTACCTGCGGTCGGGCAAGACCGACGTCGACTGGTTCTACGTGAGCCCCGCTGGCGACTTCGGCTCCTGGGTTCCCGGGGAGCGCACGGGGTCGTTCCGCGTCGGCGACGACGTGCTGCTGAGCGACGCCGACGGAAAGTCGTACATCTCGGGCGCCGATCTCGCTATCGCGTTCGCCGACGAGATCGAGGAGCCCACGCACAACCGCGCCCGGTTCACCGTCGCCTACTGA
- a CDS encoding FtsX-like permease family protein encodes MPRHSPSQPRYKRGGPDREQNRLRRSLAEWRLALRIARRSVWRSRGTSLIVVIMVLLPVAGFSAAAVIGQSTFPTPQEKIAAELGQNEAKLYTDIGTHSGMVQDPVEPRYYHSPDDGPVSGGPGDRLDEAGVQALFPGARLTTLTTASVTAETESGVGQLLVALGPLWGDDFAGRTHIVRGAAPAQPGDVLVSEATLARLGARVGDTITLTDPAESLHITGVLDDAMSTDEEEWIYAPATTFGTALETWETSYYLPDTVITRDQLDGLNDAGVTVLSRNVLEHASAGELAMSGGFWSQFGVMLLLAAAFAIFEIVLLAGAAFAVGARKQQRALATLASVGGERRMLYRVVTSQGLVLGLIGGVIGLALGVPAAAVFMRATNNGSATQYWGFHAEPVTLGAVLLVATLVGLCSAIAPARAAVKFDVLAALRGSRKPAQVSAKATRWGLSYLVIGVAATLVGALGLRALNWAGASMSGWGFWLSLAGVIGGPIVLQVGVIMCGGAVLRVIARVVSRVGLGARLASRDSAANRARSVPAFAAIMVTAFLAVVVINVTVSTSTSNAAYHWYQAQPGQAVTYIPTAAPDEDPTDLAALTTLVRDELAPAATARYDEPKVVWDLDTGEPLSGLSVVPVYPPANMCPTDPGSADYDASLADSLSSAEYNTYARKLADTDPRCDMPLMNRAGNVNTVIISDADGLALFLGHAPSKATRDAFAQGAAVTTNPVFLLNQEVTLDWWAPDAERWNPDAGATPERSRAIPAVYAEPTVLASDPVIISAATARTLGIETQPRALVAAPGHEPFTQSQVDALNERLTALGTNVQVENGPQPTWLYIILAVLLIAGALFVGASAVAIGLSRADGRADDATLAAVGATRSLRRAFAFWQAVVLVGVGTVTGTIAGLITTYGISLIDTSGYVAFDPPWIALGALVIGMPLAIAIGSWLVASKPTTLARRVAIG; translated from the coding sequence TTGCCCAGACACTCTCCATCACAGCCGCGCTACAAGCGCGGCGGTCCCGACCGCGAGCAGAACCGGCTGCGGCGCTCCCTCGCCGAATGGCGGCTCGCGCTGCGCATCGCCCGCCGCTCCGTGTGGCGCTCACGCGGCACCAGCCTGATCGTCGTGATCATGGTGCTGCTCCCGGTGGCGGGCTTCTCCGCCGCGGCCGTCATCGGGCAGAGCACCTTCCCGACGCCGCAGGAGAAGATCGCCGCCGAACTCGGCCAGAACGAGGCGAAGCTCTACACCGACATCGGCACGCACTCCGGCATGGTGCAGGATCCCGTCGAACCCCGCTACTACCACTCGCCCGACGACGGTCCGGTGTCCGGGGGGCCCGGCGACCGGCTCGATGAGGCGGGCGTGCAGGCCCTGTTCCCCGGCGCGAGGCTCACAACCCTGACCACGGCCTCCGTCACCGCCGAGACCGAGAGCGGTGTCGGCCAGCTGCTGGTCGCCCTCGGTCCGCTCTGGGGCGACGACTTCGCCGGCCGCACGCACATCGTCCGCGGTGCCGCGCCGGCGCAGCCCGGCGACGTGCTCGTCAGCGAAGCTACCCTCGCCCGGCTCGGCGCCCGTGTCGGCGACACGATCACGCTCACCGACCCCGCCGAATCGCTGCACATCACGGGCGTGCTCGACGACGCCATGAGCACGGACGAGGAGGAGTGGATCTACGCGCCCGCGACGACGTTCGGCACCGCGCTCGAGACCTGGGAGACCAGCTACTACCTGCCCGACACCGTCATCACGCGCGACCAGCTCGACGGCCTCAACGACGCGGGCGTCACCGTGCTCTCGCGCAACGTGCTCGAACACGCGAGCGCCGGCGAGCTCGCGATGAGCGGCGGATTCTGGAGCCAGTTCGGCGTCATGCTCCTGCTCGCAGCGGCGTTCGCGATCTTCGAGATCGTGCTGCTGGCCGGCGCCGCCTTCGCGGTCGGGGCGCGCAAGCAGCAGCGGGCGCTCGCGACGCTCGCCAGCGTCGGCGGTGAACGGCGGATGCTGTATCGCGTCGTCACGAGCCAGGGCCTCGTTCTCGGCCTCATCGGCGGCGTCATCGGCCTCGCTCTCGGCGTGCCGGCCGCCGCGGTGTTCATGCGCGCCACGAACAACGGCAGCGCCACGCAGTACTGGGGGTTCCACGCCGAACCGGTCACGCTCGGCGCGGTCCTGCTCGTCGCCACCCTTGTCGGCCTGTGCTCCGCGATCGCCCCGGCGCGCGCCGCCGTGAAGTTCGACGTTCTCGCCGCCCTGCGCGGCAGCCGCAAGCCCGCGCAGGTCTCGGCGAAGGCCACGCGGTGGGGTCTCAGCTACCTGGTGATCGGCGTGGCGGCGACCCTGGTCGGCGCCCTCGGCCTTCGGGCGCTCAACTGGGCCGGCGCGTCCATGAGCGGCTGGGGGTTCTGGCTCAGCCTCGCCGGCGTCATCGGCGGGCCGATCGTGCTGCAGGTGGGCGTGATCATGTGCGGCGGCGCGGTGCTGCGGGTGATCGCCCGCGTCGTCTCGCGCGTGGGGCTCGGGGCGCGGCTCGCCTCTCGTGACAGCGCCGCCAACCGGGCGCGCTCCGTGCCCGCGTTCGCGGCCATCATGGTCACGGCCTTCCTCGCCGTGGTCGTCATCAACGTGACCGTGTCCACCAGCACCTCGAACGCGGCCTACCACTGGTACCAGGCCCAGCCGGGCCAGGCCGTGACCTACATCCCCACCGCCGCGCCCGACGAGGACCCGACCGATCTGGCGGCGCTCACCACGTTGGTCCGCGACGAGTTGGCCCCTGCCGCCACCGCCCGATACGACGAGCCGAAGGTGGTCTGGGATCTGGACACGGGCGAGCCGCTCTCCGGCCTGTCCGTCGTGCCGGTGTACCCACCGGCGAACATGTGCCCCACCGATCCGGGCTCGGCCGACTACGACGCCTCACTCGCCGACTCGCTCTCGAGCGCCGAGTACAACACCTACGCGCGAAAGCTCGCCGACACCGACCCGCGCTGTGACATGCCGCTGATGAACCGGGCGGGCAACGTGAACACGGTCATCATCTCCGACGCCGACGGGCTCGCGCTCTTCCTCGGGCATGCGCCGAGCAAAGCGACGCGGGACGCGTTCGCGCAGGGTGCGGCCGTCACCACGAACCCGGTGTTCCTGCTGAACCAGGAAGTCACCCTCGACTGGTGGGCGCCCGACGCCGAGCGCTGGAACCCGGACGCGGGAGCCACCCCGGAGCGCTCCCGCGCGATTCCCGCCGTGTACGCGGAGCCCACCGTGCTCGCCTCGGACCCGGTCATCATCTCGGCGGCCACGGCCCGAACCCTCGGCATCGAGACGCAGCCGCGCGCCCTCGTGGCCGCACCCGGACACGAGCCGTTCACGCAATCGCAGGTCGACGCCCTCAATGAGCGTCTCACCGCGCTGGGCACGAACGTGCAGGTCGAGAACGGCCCCCAGCCGACGTGGCTGTACATCATCCTCGCGGTGCTGCTGATCGCCGGCGCCCTGTTCGTGGGCGCCAGCGCGGTCGCGATCGGCCTGTCACGCGCCGACGGCCGCGCCGACGACGCGACCCTCGCCGCCGTCGGGGCGACCCGGTCGCTGCGCCGCGCCTTCGCGTTCTGGCAGGCGGTGGTGCTCGTCGGCGTGGGAACCGTGACGGGCACGATCGCGGGGCTGATCACCACGTACGGCATCTCGCTCATCGACACGAGCGGGTACGTCGCCTTCGACCCGCCGTGGATCGCGCTCGGGGCGCTCGTGATCGGGATGCCGCTGGCCATCGCCATCGGCAGCTGGCTCGTCGCGTCCAAGCCCACGACCCTCGCGCGCCGTGTCGCGATCGGGTAG
- a CDS encoding ABC transporter ATP-binding protein codes for MSAELLRLDGVSQHYGKGATSVTALAGVDLTVSEGELVAVMGASGSGKSTLLAVAGGLSTPTAGEVIVEGTYLSEAKPATIATLRRRTLGFVFQDFNLIPTLTARENVSLPLELDGWKPRKAKSAADAALASVELTDRADHFPDDLSGGQQQRVAIARAVVGPRKLILADEPTGALDSETGDVVLRMLRGRVDAGAGGILVTHDARHAAWADRIVFLRDGRIVDESTVTPIESLLTGTVER; via the coding sequence ATGAGCGCCGAACTGCTGCGCCTCGACGGGGTGTCGCAGCACTACGGCAAGGGCGCCACCTCGGTCACCGCTCTCGCCGGTGTCGACCTCACCGTGAGCGAGGGCGAGCTCGTCGCCGTCATGGGCGCCTCCGGCTCGGGCAAGTCGACGCTTCTCGCCGTCGCGGGAGGGCTCAGCACGCCGACCGCCGGCGAGGTCATCGTCGAGGGCACGTACTTGAGCGAGGCGAAGCCCGCGACCATCGCGACACTGCGCCGCCGAACGCTCGGCTTCGTCTTCCAGGACTTCAACCTCATCCCCACGCTCACCGCGCGCGAGAACGTCTCGCTCCCCCTCGAGCTCGACGGCTGGAAGCCCCGCAAGGCGAAGTCCGCCGCCGACGCCGCCCTCGCGAGCGTCGAACTCACCGACCGCGCAGACCATTTCCCCGACGATCTCTCGGGCGGCCAGCAGCAGCGCGTCGCGATCGCCCGCGCCGTGGTCGGGCCACGCAAGCTCATCCTCGCCGACGAGCCGACCGGCGCCCTCGACTCCGAGACCGGCGACGTCGTGCTCCGGATGCTGCGCGGCCGCGTCGACGCGGGAGCGGGCGGCATCCTCGTCACCCACGACGCGCGCCACGCCGCCTGGGCGGACCGCATCGTGTTCTTGCGCGACGGCCGCATCGTCGACGAGTCGACCGTCACCCCGATCGAGTCTCTGCTCACCGGAACCGTCGAGCGATGA
- a CDS encoding PadR family transcriptional regulator: MSVKQSLLAILDQGPAYGYQLKAEFDRRTGSTWPLNVGQTYSTLERLERDGLVIKSETDAEGHQYYEITEAGHAEVAGWLSSPVERNPSTRDELAVKLALAATLPGVDITQVVQVQRRASLANLQSLTRTKYNGGDADGPEELAWQLVVDNLIFQAEAEVRWLDHVETRLKRHANRVMPVAAERPRRGRPVSTPAEGAAR; this comes from the coding sequence ATGAGCGTCAAGCAGAGCCTTCTGGCGATCCTGGATCAGGGGCCCGCCTACGGCTACCAGTTGAAGGCCGAGTTCGACCGGCGAACAGGCTCGACCTGGCCGCTCAACGTCGGCCAGACCTACTCGACGCTCGAGCGCCTCGAGCGTGACGGCCTCGTGATCAAGAGCGAGACGGATGCCGAAGGGCACCAGTACTACGAGATCACCGAGGCCGGTCACGCCGAGGTCGCCGGCTGGCTGTCCTCCCCGGTGGAGCGCAACCCGTCGACGCGCGACGAGCTTGCCGTCAAACTGGCCCTCGCGGCGACCCTTCCGGGCGTCGACATCACTCAGGTCGTGCAGGTGCAGCGCCGCGCGTCGCTCGCGAACCTGCAGTCCCTCACCCGCACCAAATACAACGGCGGCGACGCCGACGGCCCCGAAGAGCTCGCCTGGCAGCTCGTCGTCGACAACCTCATCTTCCAGGCCGAGGCCGAGGTGCGCTGGCTCGATCACGTCGAGACGCGGCTCAAGCGTCACGCCAACCGGGTCATGCCGGTTGCCGCCGAGCGGCCGCGCCGCGGCAGACCCGTCTCCACTCCCGCAGAGGGGGCGGCGCGATGA
- a CDS encoding DUF2804 domain-containing protein, with translation MPPHLHEREITEPVSLTRPNGRLNPEAVGWARQPLLDTSGIGGARFWGRNKRWEYWNVITPTHILALTVSSLDYAGVHEVWVLDRRSHEARSANAVTPFAGGVMLPGSLGEGTARATAKNLAIEISEEPDGTRVRAEIDGLRFDVAVALPSGHERLGVVVPWSDRLFQYTVKDVARPASGMLWIDGVEFPLRDGDCWAVLDHGRGRWPYDVRWNWGAGSGESNGHVLGIQIGGQWTDGTGSTENAFLVDGRLHKISEELRWEFDAAHYLAPWRISGESIELTLEPFYDKISRTDLGILSSSTHQCFGRYSGWFRDDRGTRIEFHDLVGWAEDVRNRW, from the coding sequence ATGCCCCCACATCTGCACGAGCGCGAGATCACCGAGCCCGTGTCGCTGACGCGGCCAAACGGGCGCCTCAATCCCGAAGCGGTCGGCTGGGCACGTCAGCCTCTGCTTGACACGAGCGGCATCGGCGGCGCGCGGTTCTGGGGCCGCAACAAGCGGTGGGAGTACTGGAACGTCATCACCCCCACCCACATCCTCGCGCTGACCGTCTCATCGCTGGACTATGCCGGCGTGCACGAGGTGTGGGTGCTCGACCGGCGCAGCCACGAGGCGCGTTCGGCGAACGCGGTCACGCCGTTCGCGGGCGGTGTCATGCTGCCGGGCTCCCTTGGCGAGGGCACGGCGCGTGCGACGGCGAAGAACCTCGCGATCGAGATCAGCGAGGAACCCGATGGCACTCGTGTCCGGGCCGAGATCGACGGGCTCCGCTTTGACGTGGCAGTCGCGCTTCCCTCAGGCCATGAGAGGCTCGGCGTCGTCGTGCCGTGGAGCGACCGGCTGTTCCAGTACACGGTGAAGGACGTCGCCCGACCGGCGTCCGGAATGCTGTGGATCGACGGCGTCGAGTTCCCCCTCCGCGACGGCGACTGCTGGGCCGTGCTCGATCACGGCCGCGGTCGCTGGCCGTACGACGTGCGCTGGAACTGGGGCGCCGGCTCCGGCGAGAGCAACGGGCACGTGCTCGGCATCCAGATCGGCGGTCAGTGGACCGACGGCACGGGCTCGACCGAGAACGCGTTTCTCGTCGACGGTCGACTGCACAAGATCAGTGAGGAGCTGCGCTGGGAGTTCGACGCCGCGCACTACCTCGCGCCGTGGCGTATCTCGGGCGAGAGCATCGAGCTCACCCTCGAACCGTTCTACGACAAGATCTCGCGCACCGACCTCGGGATCCTCAGCTCGAGCACGCACCAGTGCTTTGGTCGCTACTCGGGCTGGTTCCGCGATGACCGCGGCACGAGAATCGAGTTCCATGACCTCGTCGGCTGGGCCGAAGACGTGCGCAACCGCTGGTGA
- a CDS encoding VOC family protein, translating to MFGQTPAFSGFSVDDLDAAEAFYGNTLGLSHDRDERGVRLHFFGGGTAFIYAKPDHVPATFTVLNFAVRDVAPAVAILNERGVTTKIYGDDEFPGMTTDADGIMSDENGEPFIAWFRDPAGNVLSVVRAE from the coding sequence ATGTTCGGTCAGACGCCCGCATTCAGCGGATTCTCCGTTGACGACCTGGATGCCGCAGAGGCGTTCTACGGCAACACTCTCGGCTTGTCGCACGATCGCGACGAGCGCGGCGTTCGCCTCCACTTCTTCGGCGGCGGCACCGCGTTCATCTATGCGAAGCCCGACCATGTGCCGGCGACCTTCACGGTGCTCAATTTCGCCGTGCGCGACGTCGCGCCCGCTGTAGCGATTCTGAACGAACGGGGTGTCACGACGAAGATCTACGGCGATGACGAGTTTCCCGGGATGACAACGGACGCCGACGGCATCATGAGCGACGAGAACGGCGAACCGTTCATCGCGTGGTTCCGCGACCCCGCGGGCAACGTGCTCTCCGTGGTGCGCGCGGAGTAG
- a CDS encoding FtsX-like permease family protein — MNRHGTGATERPRYKRGGPDREQNRLRRSLAEWRLALRIARRSVWRSRGTSLIVVIMVLLPVAGFSAAAVIGQSTFPTPQEKIAAELGQNEAKLYTDIGPNPHASQNRFDPHDINSPSLGSTPSTPLDEDGVRALFPAGTEMFVVRNSDVRAETSHGVASFPVTVGALWDDAFTGRTNIIEGRAPSTGSEVLVTSAALEHLGAHVGDSVTIVSPSQADLTITGVLRDAQNADAVERIYLPEGDFASTLSTRLDGYFLPNTVVDMGDLARLNHAGVTVLSRDILSHATSLELAGASSPFQPFGVLIAMAAVFAIFEIVLLAGAAFAVGARKQQRALATLASVGGSKRVMRRIVLSQGIVLGGIGGIVGVVIGVPTAAVVMAITSDGSATLYWGFHAQPLVLGAIIALAVIVGLTSAVIPARAAAKFDVLAALRGSRRAAAPSRAAPRFGLAFMILGIVSTIGSAISIRNLEWDAHPALTDVLLSAMIAGPLIAQIGAIMCGGLVLRTISRLTSHFSIGARLASRDSASNTRRSVPAFASVMVTAFLAITVICIGTVQTQQLTAQYVYSTLPGQATVFIPKNLDNSERVAVGDIEAIVAEDAPMASVARFYDPAIELDPNTGMPSDGVHVTASVPVAHLCPSNPLSPEYDAGVWESSSAAALEQQHLTATDARCSASAELVSHSWNQISVTTLAGLAIWLGGHVPDDVRKTFESGGVVSSAPMLINDGHLTLQWWAADEGPSGSSSELPSQQPLTETTMRAVSVKATYPLPHRVLMSTETAETLGISLAVGRLVASPGSEAFSQAQIDKLNGDLGALNSGVFVERGPDQTWRYIIAIVALLAGVLFVCASAVAIGLSRADGRADDATLSAVGATRLLRRSFSFWQAIILVGVGTLIGTTAGLLISYGLRVAGAFSSGPFTPPWLVLGFVAIGMPVAIAIGSWLVASKPTTLARRVAIG; from the coding sequence ATGAACCGCCACGGCACGGGCGCGACGGAGCGCCCGCGCTACAAGCGCGGCGGTCCCGACCGCGAGCAGAACCGGCTGCGGCGCTCCCTCGCCGAATGGCGGCTCGCGCTGCGCATCGCCCGCCGCTCCGTGTGGCGCTCACGCGGCACCAGCCTGATCGTCGTGATCATGGTGCTGCTCCCGGTGGCGGGCTTCTCCGCCGCGGCCGTCATCGGGCAGAGCACCTTCCCGACGCCGCAGGAGAAGATCGCCGCCGAACTCGGCCAGAACGAGGCGAAGCTCTACACCGACATCGGTCCGAATCCGCATGCCTCTCAGAATCGCTTTGACCCCCATGACATCAACTCACCATCGTTAGGTTCCACGCCGAGTACGCCGCTCGATGAGGACGGTGTGCGGGCTCTGTTTCCCGCGGGCACGGAAATGTTCGTCGTCCGCAACAGCGATGTTCGGGCCGAGACCTCGCACGGAGTTGCGAGCTTTCCAGTTACTGTCGGCGCTCTCTGGGATGACGCGTTCACAGGGCGCACAAACATCATCGAGGGCCGTGCTCCGTCCACCGGTTCAGAGGTCCTTGTCACGTCCGCCGCGCTCGAGCATCTGGGTGCGCACGTTGGCGACAGCGTAACCATCGTGAGCCCGAGCCAGGCGGATCTCACGATCACTGGCGTTCTCCGAGATGCACAGAATGCGGATGCTGTCGAACGGATCTACCTGCCGGAGGGCGATTTCGCCTCAACTCTGAGTACGCGCCTCGACGGCTACTTTCTGCCCAACACTGTTGTGGACATGGGCGACCTCGCGCGACTCAACCATGCCGGGGTCACGGTGCTTTCTCGCGACATCCTCTCCCACGCCACGTCCCTAGAACTCGCAGGAGCATCGAGTCCCTTTCAACCGTTCGGTGTTCTCATAGCGATGGCAGCCGTATTCGCGATCTTTGAGATCGTCTTGCTCGCGGGCGCTGCCTTCGCCGTGGGTGCGCGCAAGCAGCAACGCGCACTTGCGACGCTCGCAAGCGTTGGCGGAAGCAAGCGAGTCATGCGGCGAATCGTTCTTTCGCAGGGAATCGTGCTCGGAGGCATCGGCGGAATCGTTGGAGTCGTCATCGGTGTTCCGACCGCGGCCGTGGTCATGGCCATCACGAGCGACGGTAGCGCCACGCTGTACTGGGGCTTTCACGCACAACCGCTTGTGCTCGGAGCCATCATTGCCCTCGCCGTAATCGTGGGGTTGACGTCAGCCGTTATTCCGGCTCGTGCAGCCGCTAAGTTCGATGTGCTTGCCGCTTTACGCGGGAGTCGAAGGGCGGCTGCACCATCGCGAGCGGCTCCGCGCTTCGGTCTGGCGTTCATGATCTTAGGCATCGTCTCCACGATCGGTTCGGCCATATCCATCCGCAATCTCGAGTGGGACGCGCATCCAGCACTCACGGATGTGCTGCTCAGCGCCATGATCGCCGGTCCGCTCATCGCTCAGATCGGTGCGATCATGTGCGGCGGCCTTGTGCTCCGCACGATTTCTCGTCTCACCTCGCACTTCAGCATCGGAGCCCGTCTAGCCTCACGGGACAGCGCTTCGAACACTCGTCGCAGTGTGCCCGCGTTCGCATCCGTTATGGTGACCGCTTTTCTCGCCATCACGGTGATTTGCATCGGTACCGTGCAGACGCAACAGCTCACTGCCCAATACGTTTATTCAACGCTTCCAGGCCAGGCAACGGTCTTCATCCCGAAAAACTTGGATAATTCAGAGCGCGTCGCCGTCGGCGATATCGAGGCCATTGTCGCGGAGGACGCGCCAATGGCAAGCGTTGCGAGATTCTACGATCCCGCTATAGAGCTTGACCCGAACACGGGCATGCCGAGCGACGGGGTACACGTGACAGCCAGCGTTCCGGTCGCACACCTCTGTCCATCCAATCCACTTTCTCCCGAATATGACGCCGGCGTGTGGGAGTCGAGTTCGGCAGCGGCTCTGGAACAACAACATCTCACGGCGACGGACGCGCGCTGCAGCGCGTCCGCGGAGCTTGTATCTCACAGTTGGAACCAGATCAGCGTGACGACTCTCGCCGGGCTGGCCATCTGGCTTGGAGGTCACGTTCCGGATGACGTTCGAAAAACCTTCGAGAGCGGCGGCGTCGTGTCTTCGGCCCCCATGTTGATCAATGACGGCCACCTCACTTTGCAGTGGTGGGCGGCCGACGAAGGGCCTTCAGGCAGCTCTTCTGAACTTCCAAGCCAGCAACCCCTCACTGAGACGACGATGCGCGCCGTCAGCGTCAAGGCGACATACCCGCTTCCCCATAGAGTGCTGATGTCCACCGAAACGGCGGAGACCCTGGGAATCTCACTCGCAGTAGGCCGCCTCGTCGCGTCACCCGGGTCCGAGGCATTCAGCCAAGCGCAAATCGACAAATTGAATGGCGACCTTGGGGCGCTGAACAGCGGCGTTTTCGTGGAGCGTGGCCCTGACCAGACCTGGCGCTACATCATTGCGATCGTCGCCCTCCTCGCTGGGGTGCTGTTTGTATGCGCGAGCGCGGTTGCAATCGGGTTGTCGCGCGCAGATGGGCGCGCCGACGATGCGACCCTGTCTGCGGTGGGAGCAACCCGCCTGTTGCGCCGGTCATTTTCGTTCTGGCAGGCGATCATCCTTGTGGGCGTGGGCACACTGATTGGCACCACTGCCGGACTGCTGATCAGCTACGGACTCCGAGTAGCAGGAGCCTTTAGCTCGGGACCCTTCACTCCACCATGGCTCGTCCTAGGCTTCGTGGCCATCGGGATGCCGGTCGCGATCGCGATCGGCAGCTGGCTCGTAGCCTCCAAGCCGACGACCCTCGCCCGTCGAGTTGCGATTGGATAG
- a CDS encoding DUF488 domain-containing protein gives MGIEIKRVYDDAAPGDGFRVLVDRIWPRGVAKDDAHADAWLKDVAPSTELRKWFGHDPERMDEFASRYRAELDANDAVDELRDLARTHKTLTLLFSAKDPERNQARVLRDYLEG, from the coding sequence ATGGGCATCGAGATCAAGCGCGTGTACGACGACGCTGCCCCGGGCGACGGCTTTCGGGTTCTCGTTGATCGCATCTGGCCGCGCGGCGTGGCAAAGGACGACGCTCATGCCGATGCGTGGCTCAAGGACGTCGCACCGAGCACGGAGCTGCGCAAGTGGTTCGGCCACGATCCGGAGCGCATGGACGAGTTCGCCTCACGGTATCGGGCCGAGCTCGACGCGAACGACGCCGTCGACGAGTTGCGCGATCTCGCCCGCACGCACAAGACGCTCACCCTCCTGTTCAGCGCCAAGGACCCCGAGCGCAACCAGGCGCGCGTCCTTCGCGACTACCTCGAGGGCTGA
- a CDS encoding putative protein N(5)-glutamine methyltransferase → MTAKDAAQLASRLRAAGCVFAEDEAALFLDAAAAGDEELGTMVARRIAGEAPEHIVGWAEFCGLRVRVAPGVFIPRRRTGALVEQAARLCSPGSVVVDVCCGSGAIARVLAERHPDIESYAADLDPVAVACARENLAGHGAVFEGDLFDALPARLRGRVDVLVANVPYVPSAELRLMPAEAREHEPAITHDGGSDGLAVFRRLVAAAPGWLAPGGSILSEINESQADAALAALQGAELSASTVVDDELESTVVIGVRG, encoded by the coding sequence ATGACAGCGAAGGATGCCGCCCAGCTGGCGAGCCGCCTGCGGGCAGCGGGCTGCGTGTTCGCGGAGGACGAGGCGGCGCTGTTCCTCGACGCCGCCGCCGCCGGTGACGAGGAGCTCGGGACGATGGTGGCGCGGCGGATCGCCGGCGAAGCCCCCGAGCACATCGTCGGCTGGGCCGAGTTCTGCGGACTGCGCGTCCGCGTGGCGCCCGGCGTCTTCATCCCGCGCCGGCGCACGGGCGCGCTCGTCGAGCAGGCGGCGCGGCTGTGCTCGCCCGGATCAGTCGTCGTCGACGTGTGCTGCGGCTCCGGTGCGATCGCGCGCGTGCTCGCCGAGCGGCATCCGGACATCGAGTCGTATGCCGCGGACCTCGATCCGGTCGCCGTCGCGTGTGCACGGGAGAATCTCGCGGGACACGGCGCCGTGTTCGAGGGCGACCTGTTCGACGCGCTGCCCGCACGCCTGCGCGGCCGCGTCGACGTGCTCGTCGCCAACGTGCCCTACGTCCCCTCGGCCGAGCTCCGGCTCATGCCCGCCGAGGCGCGCGAGCACGAGCCCGCGATCACGCACGACGGCGGAAGCGACGGCCTCGCCGTGTTCCGCCGGCTGGTCGCGGCGGCGCCCGGCTGGCTCGCGCCGGGCGGCAGCATCCTGAGCGAGATCAACGAGAGCCAGGCGGATGCCGCTCTCGCGGCGCTTCAGGGCGCCGAACTCTCCGCCAGCACCGTCGTCGACGACGAGCTCGAGTCGACCGTCGTGATCGGCGTGCGCGGCTGA